A genomic region of Microcoleus sp. FACHB-831 contains the following coding sequences:
- a CDS encoding DUF11 domain-containing protein produces MFKVCRKFPIAIAAATRRRKNSIYRLSKQIGCLALLISTVVGYKNEAALAEGSRELTSSGGNRPYLNYRNDLSSGILRRTVIRVYVQPGETIDLGSSAVGLGQGVITYRDPNGTSGSCLTTGKINTRAQEVAGPLPNIGGYTPCSVKVGPSQGGIWEINFVSPNPDNATNPPPALANAELIQPDNVGFVTAWDVTVKNSSGTPIPGRAYANYFALNLGSNGLALSSLVYILTRDGYLYQIDFNRLDPFGFIFFANNKGFKDTSGNPIYRSIQLVGDNPGVFPPGITVQDPGALDTPTDVTHKLFFNLPSGDLPLVDVPIAGRGTTWLRKPPTPPPTVSNFTFAGLEGTLNQTGTAPPLGGNFTFQASGTGGYRIDIDINQDGVFGNANDRVFFGPTVGAGAVNTVFWDGLDANGNPVPPGTVAYGAKITLTGTGEVHFPFLDPENDNPNGLVIQQFTSTGQPLPSIVYYNDTGLTGGTPPNPVNALFGLDGKSGVHAFTNGFGDRKGIDTWSYVPSPESSIVGGIVVARADLQIQKTHAPEPVVAGGIITYTITVTNNGPSNAVGATVQDTVPPQITGVTWTCAITGTGSCGQTSGQGNAINTTVNLNAGSVATFTVRGTISPSLSSGSLPNTATVSRSKDANDDNPNNNTATDNTTVQPNPVSPIGIKSVRLATDADGSGTVTTGDTVEFSINYVNNTSTPVIEFRATDNIDPTKLSFVAGSYSLTAAGSGTVVTPNPNYNGTTDPNFNNDPQGGTLGAGGGNVVIKYRAIVTAQAGISISNQAVATSRGGTSNLASTVVTDAFQSTEDLPQVTDDNIEQGNAPTITGDDEPTVVTVAVPGNPSLRLVKRITSITRGGVALSGINFGGFVDDPTDENDTAGGFSQLLPAGIVTLGSETPLQSGDEVEYTVYFLSDGTAIANDVRFCDLIPASTTFVNQSFGANSGISLNRASAASLLTNAADTDGATFFSPLTPLPNGNACSTQNNANGAVFVNLGNVSNMAGSNYGFIRFRVKVN; encoded by the coding sequence ATGTTCAAGGTCTGCCGAAAATTTCCCATCGCGATCGCCGCCGCAACGAGAAGGCGTAAAAACTCGATTTATCGCCTCTCTAAGCAGATTGGCTGCCTTGCCTTATTAATCTCTACCGTTGTTGGCTACAAAAATGAAGCGGCTCTTGCTGAAGGCAGCCGCGAACTAACTTCCAGCGGCGGCAATCGCCCCTATTTAAACTATCGAAACGACTTATCTTCAGGCATACTGCGTCGAACAGTTATCAGGGTATACGTCCAACCAGGCGAGACGATAGATCTTGGCTCAAGTGCTGTAGGTCTAGGTCAAGGTGTCATCACCTATCGCGACCCAAACGGGACAAGCGGCAGTTGCCTTACCACTGGCAAAATTAACACCCGCGCCCAAGAGGTAGCTGGCCCTCTTCCTAACATCGGAGGCTACACTCCTTGCAGTGTTAAAGTCGGGCCTAGTCAAGGCGGAATTTGGGAAATAAACTTTGTCAGTCCTAATCCTGACAATGCTACTAACCCGCCTCCTGCACTTGCCAATGCCGAATTGATCCAACCAGATAACGTTGGTTTTGTCACTGCTTGGGATGTAACCGTAAAAAATAGTTCTGGTACTCCTATTCCTGGGAGAGCCTATGCCAACTATTTTGCTCTAAATCTGGGAAGCAATGGTTTAGCTCTTAGTTCGCTAGTTTACATCCTGACTAGAGATGGTTATCTCTATCAGATAGACTTCAACCGTCTCGACCCCTTTGGGTTTATCTTTTTTGCCAACAACAAAGGATTCAAAGACACAAGCGGCAATCCGATTTACCGTTCGATTCAACTGGTGGGCGATAACCCTGGCGTTTTTCCTCCCGGCATCACCGTACAAGATCCGGGTGCTTTAGACACGCCAACCGATGTCACTCACAAGCTTTTCTTTAACCTGCCTAGCGGCGATCTACCGCTGGTTGACGTACCCATAGCAGGACGCGGTACAACCTGGTTGCGGAAACCACCAACCCCGCCACCGACTGTTTCTAATTTCACATTTGCAGGCCTTGAAGGTACGCTCAATCAAACCGGGACTGCACCACCCTTGGGGGGAAATTTTACTTTTCAAGCCAGTGGCACTGGTGGTTATAGGATCGATATTGATATTAACCAAGATGGCGTTTTTGGTAATGCCAACGACCGGGTATTTTTCGGCCCAACAGTAGGAGCAGGCGCAGTCAATACTGTATTTTGGGATGGGTTGGATGCAAATGGCAACCCCGTACCTCCTGGTACGGTGGCTTATGGAGCGAAGATTACTTTAACTGGTACTGGGGAAGTTCATTTTCCGTTTTTAGATCCTGAAAACGATAACCCCAATGGCCTGGTAATCCAGCAATTTACTTCAACAGGACAGCCGCTGCCTTCGATTGTTTACTATAACGACACTGGTTTAACGGGTGGAACGCCACCCAACCCGGTTAACGCATTATTTGGGTTGGATGGTAAGAGCGGAGTTCATGCGTTCACCAATGGTTTTGGCGATCGCAAGGGTATTGACACTTGGAGCTATGTACCCTCGCCAGAAAGCTCGATCGTCGGCGGTATCGTAGTAGCGCGGGCTGACCTCCAGATCCAAAAAACTCACGCTCCCGAACCAGTTGTTGCTGGCGGTATTATCACTTACACCATTACCGTTACCAACAACGGCCCCTCTAATGCAGTAGGAGCAACAGTACAAGATACCGTTCCGCCTCAAATTACTGGTGTAACTTGGACTTGCGCGATTACTGGTACTGGTAGTTGCGGACAAACCAGCGGTCAAGGGAATGCTATCAACACAACAGTTAATTTAAACGCTGGGTCTGTTGCTACTTTTACAGTCAGAGGTACTATTTCTCCATCTCTTTCATCTGGTTCGTTACCTAATACAGCAACGGTTAGCAGAAGTAAGGATGCGAACGACGACAACCCTAACAACAACACCGCAACCGATAACACTACTGTTCAACCCAACCCAGTCTCTCCCATTGGGATCAAATCAGTTCGTCTCGCGACGGATGCAGATGGTAGCGGGACGGTAACGACTGGGGACACTGTTGAATTTAGCATCAACTACGTCAATAACACCTCTACCCCCGTCATCGAGTTCCGGGCTACGGATAATATCGATCCTACTAAGTTGAGTTTCGTCGCTGGTAGTTATAGCCTTACTGCCGCAGGTTCGGGGACAGTTGTCACCCCTAACCCTAACTACAATGGCACAACAGACCCGAATTTTAACAACGACCCGCAGGGTGGAACGTTGGGTGCAGGCGGTGGAAATGTTGTCATTAAATACCGTGCCATTGTAACTGCACAAGCTGGGATTAGTATTAGCAACCAAGCGGTTGCTACTTCAAGGGGTGGAACATCAAATCTTGCCTCTACTGTTGTTACGGATGCGTTCCAAAGTACTGAAGATTTGCCACAAGTCACAGATGACAATATCGAGCAAGGGAATGCCCCTACTATTACTGGGGATGATGAGCCAACTGTAGTTACTGTAGCTGTACCTGGTAATCCGAGTCTGCGTTTGGTGAAGCGAATTACATCTATAACTAGGGGTGGTGTAGCGCTAAGCGGTATTAATTTTGGCGGTTTTGTGGATGACCCTACTGATGAGAACGACACTGCTGGGGGCTTTTCGCAATTGTTGCCAGCAGGAATTGTAACTTTGGGGTCAGAGACGCCTTTGCAAAGCGGCGATGAAGTGGAGTATACGGTTTATTTTCTGTCGGATGGGACTGCGATCGCTAATGATGTCCGCTTCTGCGATTTGATTCCAGCTAGTACAACTTTTGTTAATCAAAGTTTTGGAGCAAATAGCGGCATTTCACTTAATCGAGCTAGCGCGGCTAGCTTGCTAACTAATGCTGCCGATACGGATGGGGCGACATTTTTCTCGCCTCTAACTCCACTACCCAATGGTAATGCTTGCTCTACCCAAAACAATGCTAATGGTGCTGTGTTTGTCAATCTGGGTAATGTTTCTAATATGGCTGGCAGTAACTACGGTTTTATACGCTTTCGCGTCAAAGTTAACTAA
- a CDS encoding DUF11 domain-containing protein has protein sequence MFKSCPNFAKTNALMTRWSWRIGYLALLISTLGCNSKAALAEGSRELTASGGYRPYLGYRNDLYAKIPRKTIIKVYAKPGETINLGSSAVGVGKNGKVGIINYRRPDGTNGTCERAGKINNRTEEVNGTFSPCVVPVSAGQEGVWEINFVSPDPDSTKDPTPVLANANWTQPDDLGFVTAWDVTVKNSSNRAIPGRAYTNYFFFNLGDNGLQISSEPFIQTRDGYLYQIDFNNLDPFGFLFFANNKGFKDASGNPLYRSVQLIGDNPGDVPAGVTIQDPSSPDTPTDVTHKIFFNRPNNDLPMFDVPIAGGTTWLRRPPTPPPTVTNFQFTGIEGTPNQTGTAPPLGGNFTFNASASSGYRIALDINRDGIYGNANDRILFGSAQSGAGGNTVFWDGLDGDGKPTPAGTLSYGATVTLTGTGEVHFPFYDPENNNPNGLIIQQLDPNTGQPLPSIVYYNDTGLTGGTQPNPLNALYGLDGSKGVHAFTNGFGDRRGIDTWIYVPSLESAIAGGILVANADLKIEKNTATEQVVAGNEIVYTLTVTNNGPSKAMGATVQDNIPPEITGVTWTCAITSGTGSCAQSSGEGNALNTTVDLDYKDQTVPPSVATITIKGTISPTFPGGQLKNTATVTRGKDANDPDLTNNTATREVTVNAKPALVTPTGFKSARLAEDADNNGKVTTGDTVEYTITYTNNASTPVNKFLATDSINTSQLNFVPGSYSFTASGIGTTVTGNPTYNGTTDKNLTNPTSLGSLGAGGGNVVIKFRAVVTAQGGTQISNQASATSEGGTLDVSVTDAVANKDDMPQVGDDKTDGGNDPNNTGDDDPTVMPVGEAPPPGIPSLRLVKRITSVTRGGVPISGVNFGSFVDVVGDDNDTAPGWSQFSPVGIADLAPEIALRSDDQVEYTIYFLSDGTAIANDVRFCDLIPEKTTFISNSFGENSGILVNRAGVARNLSNTGDNDEATFFAPLAPLPNGNSCSKQNNGNGAAIVNLGNVSNVAGSNYGFIRFRVKID, from the coding sequence ATGTTCAAATCTTGCCCCAATTTTGCAAAAACCAATGCTTTGATGACACGCTGGAGTTGGCGGATTGGCTACCTTGCCTTATTAATCTCTACTCTTGGCTGCAATTCAAAAGCGGCTCTTGCTGAAGGCAGTCGGGAACTGACTGCGAGCGGCGGCTATCGCCCTTATTTAGGGTATCGAAACGACTTATATGCGAAGATACCGCGTAAAACCATTATCAAGGTATACGCCAAGCCAGGAGAGACGATCAATCTTGGCTCCAGTGCCGTTGGTGTAGGTAAGAATGGCAAGGTCGGCATCATCAACTATCGCCGCCCAGATGGAACAAACGGCACTTGCGAGAGAGCTGGCAAAATTAACAACCGTACCGAAGAAGTTAATGGCACGTTCAGCCCTTGCGTTGTCCCAGTAAGTGCTGGGCAAGAAGGAGTTTGGGAAATAAACTTTGTCAGCCCAGATCCTGACAGTACTAAAGACCCAACTCCAGTACTCGCCAATGCCAACTGGACTCAACCGGACGATCTTGGTTTTGTCACAGCTTGGGATGTCACGGTTAAAAATAGTTCTAATAGAGCTATTCCTGGGAGAGCTTACACAAACTATTTTTTCTTTAATTTGGGAGACAATGGCCTACAGATTAGTTCCGAACCTTTCATTCAAACTAGAGATGGTTATCTCTACCAAATAGACTTCAACAACCTAGACCCCTTCGGGTTTCTCTTTTTTGCCAACAACAAAGGATTCAAAGACGCAAGCGGGAACCCGCTTTATCGCTCCGTTCAACTCATTGGCGATAACCCTGGCGACGTGCCTGCTGGCGTTACCATACAAGATCCCAGTTCTCCCGACACGCCAACGGATGTCACGCACAAGATTTTCTTTAACCGCCCTAACAATGACTTGCCAATGTTTGATGTACCCATAGCAGGGGGTACAACTTGGCTCCGCAGACCGCCAACCCCCCCGCCGACAGTTACTAATTTTCAATTTACGGGCATTGAGGGTACGCCAAACCAAACTGGGACTGCACCGCCATTGGGGGGCAATTTTACTTTTAATGCCAGTGCCAGTTCAGGTTATAGAATTGCCCTTGATATTAATCGAGATGGCATTTATGGTAATGCCAACGACCGAATATTATTCGGTTCAGCCCAGTCTGGGGCAGGCGGAAATACAGTGTTTTGGGATGGTTTGGATGGGGATGGAAAGCCCACACCTGCTGGCACGCTTAGTTATGGGGCGACAGTAACTTTAACTGGTACTGGAGAAGTTCATTTTCCGTTTTACGATCCTGAAAACAATAATCCCAACGGTCTAATTATTCAGCAATTAGATCCAAACACAGGACAGCCGCTTCCTTCGATTGTTTACTACAACGACACTGGGTTAACGGGTGGAACTCAACCTAATCCGCTAAATGCGCTATATGGATTGGATGGTAGTAAGGGAGTTCATGCGTTCACCAATGGTTTTGGCGATCGCAGGGGTATTGACACTTGGATCTATGTACCTTCGCTAGAATCCGCGATCGCTGGTGGCATTCTGGTAGCAAATGCCGATCTCAAGATCGAAAAAAATACGGCTACAGAGCAAGTTGTTGCAGGCAATGAAATCGTCTATACCCTTACCGTTACCAACAACGGCCCCTCTAAGGCGATGGGAGCAACCGTACAAGACAACATACCTCCTGAAATTACCGGAGTGACTTGGACTTGCGCGATTACATCTGGTACTGGTAGTTGCGCTCAAAGCAGCGGAGAAGGCAATGCGCTCAACACAACAGTAGATTTAGACTACAAAGATCAAACAGTTCCTCCCTCAGTTGCCACCATTACGATAAAAGGTACTATTTCTCCCACTTTCCCAGGGGGGCAATTGAAAAACACGGCAACAGTTACCCGAGGTAAGGATGCTAACGACCCAGACCTTACAAACAACACCGCAACTCGTGAGGTGACGGTTAATGCTAAACCAGCCTTAGTCACGCCCACTGGCTTCAAATCAGCCCGTCTAGCAGAGGACGCAGACAACAACGGGAAGGTAACGACTGGGGACACTGTTGAATACACCATCACCTACACCAATAACGCCTCTACCCCCGTCAACAAGTTCCTAGCTACCGACAGCATCAACACGAGTCAATTAAATTTCGTCCCTGGGAGTTATAGCTTTACTGCTTCTGGTATCGGGACAACAGTGACGGGGAACCCTACCTACAACGGCACAACAGACAAGAACCTTACCAACCCCACGTCGTTGGGATCGTTGGGTGCAGGCGGGGGGAATGTCGTCATCAAGTTCCGCGCTGTCGTGACGGCGCAAGGTGGGACGCAGATTAGCAACCAAGCGAGTGCAACATCGGAAGGGGGAACATTAGATGTCTCTGTTACCGATGCTGTTGCAAATAAGGACGATATGCCTCAAGTCGGAGATGACAAAACCGACGGGGGGAACGACCCGAATAATACTGGGGATGACGATCCTACTGTAATGCCTGTGGGGGAGGCCCCTCCTCCTGGTATTCCTAGCCTGCGTTTGGTGAAGCGAATTACATCAGTAACTAGGGGTGGCGTGCCGATTAGTGGGGTTAATTTTGGTAGCTTTGTGGATGTTGTAGGTGACGATAACGATACTGCCCCTGGTTGGTCGCAATTTTCGCCAGTAGGGATTGCAGATCTGGCGCCAGAGATAGCTTTGCGAAGCGATGATCAAGTGGAGTATACGATTTATTTCCTATCGGATGGGACTGCGATCGCTAATGATGTCCGGTTCTGCGATTTGATTCCCGAAAAGACAACTTTTATCTCTAACAGTTTTGGAGAAAATAGCGGAATTTTAGTGAATCGCGCCGGGGTAGCACGCAACCTGAGTAATACTGGGGATAACGATGAAGCAACATTTTTCGCGCCCCTGGCTCCGTTACCTAATGGTAATTCTTGTTCTAAGCAAAACAATGGTAACGGTGCTGCGATCGTGAATTTGGGTAATGTTTCTAATGTTGCTGGCAGCAACTATGGTTTTATCCGCTTTCGGGTGAAGATCGACTGA
- a CDS encoding 2-hydroxyacid dehydrogenase gives MKVAVFSTKSYDRQFLEPEAKNCGHEMVFFEPRLTFETSPLAAGFPAICVFVNDKLDEKTLSAIANGGTRLIALRSAGYNNVDLAAARNLGLTVVRVPAYSPHAVAEHTVALILALNRKIHRAYARVREGNFSLDGLLGFDLYERTVGIVGTGKIGAIVAKILNGFGCNLLAYDTKPNPDCEALGVKYVELSELFASSDIVSLHCPLTDETYHLIDADVLNQMKKGVMVINTSRGALIDTEAAIAALKSGKLSYLGLDVYELETDLFFEDLSNSIIQDDVFERLLTFPNAIVTGHQAFFTENALTNIAQTTISNITDFEQGRICPNEVSTS, from the coding sequence ATGAAAGTCGCTGTTTTTAGTACGAAATCCTACGATCGCCAGTTTCTAGAACCTGAAGCGAAAAACTGCGGTCACGAGATGGTTTTTTTTGAACCGCGCCTGACTTTTGAGACGAGTCCGCTTGCGGCAGGATTTCCCGCAATATGCGTATTTGTCAACGATAAATTGGATGAAAAAACTTTAAGCGCGATCGCGAACGGAGGAACCCGTTTAATTGCCTTACGCTCTGCGGGTTACAATAACGTCGATTTAGCTGCGGCTCGCAATTTAGGGCTAACTGTTGTGCGAGTTCCAGCTTATTCCCCTCATGCAGTTGCAGAACATACGGTAGCGCTAATTTTGGCGCTCAATCGCAAGATTCACCGTGCTTATGCCCGCGTCCGCGAAGGTAATTTTTCTCTAGATGGGCTGTTGGGATTTGACCTGTACGAGCGGACTGTTGGAATTGTCGGAACGGGCAAGATTGGCGCAATTGTGGCGAAAATTCTTAACGGGTTTGGCTGTAATTTGCTGGCGTATGATACGAAACCTAACCCAGATTGCGAGGCTTTGGGTGTGAAGTATGTCGAGCTGTCGGAACTCTTTGCCAGCTCAGACATTGTTAGCTTGCACTGTCCGCTAACAGATGAAACTTATCATTTGATCGATGCTGATGTCCTGAACCAAATGAAAAAGGGTGTAATGGTAATTAACACCAGCCGAGGGGCATTGATTGATACAGAAGCCGCGATCGCTGCACTAAAATCGGGTAAATTATCATATCTCGGTTTGGATGTCTACGAGCTAGAAACTGATTTATTTTTTGAAGATTTGTCCAATTCTATTATTCAGGATGATGTTTTTGAACGCCTGCTGACATTTCCTAACGCGATCGTCACAGGCCATCAGGCTTTTTTCACCGAAAACGCCCTCACAAACATTGCCCAGACAACAATAAGTAACATTACAGATTTTGAACAGGGTCGAATTTGTCCTAATGAGGTAAGCACGTCATAA
- a CDS encoding isopeptide-forming domain-containing fimbrial protein, protein MKTLLERLGHLCLFLTVVIPGYVVFEGLPVTADEILNSASASGSNLDKPVTSNQTKVTAGQAVLVLIKTGDRAAAEPGETVIYRLSLKNNGTATANNIVITDTLPVGLQYVSKALQGSLTTDRGATGVTLAPPTTSGRTVTFNYPSLAPNQTLNIIYAATVTPDAIRGNGRNQAQETRSNIASHQLRIQPGILSDCGTLIGRVFVDKNFDGEQQSGEPGVPNAVIFMDDGNRITTDANGLFSLANVISGNRSGTLDLTSLPGYTLAPNQRFIERNSQSRLVRLEPGGLARMNFAVTPVYREGRR, encoded by the coding sequence ATGAAAACGCTGCTAGAACGGTTAGGGCACTTGTGCCTATTTTTGACAGTGGTTATTCCAGGTTATGTGGTTTTTGAGGGGTTGCCTGTTACAGCAGATGAAATATTAAATTCAGCATCAGCATCGGGTAGCAATCTCGACAAGCCAGTTACATCAAATCAAACAAAAGTGACGGCAGGGCAAGCCGTTCTGGTATTAATTAAAACAGGCGATCGCGCTGCCGCGGAGCCTGGGGAGACGGTAATTTACCGCCTCTCGCTAAAAAATAACGGTACAGCCACAGCCAACAATATCGTCATCACCGATACCTTGCCCGTCGGACTGCAATATGTATCCAAGGCTTTGCAAGGTTCCCTAACAACGGATAGGGGGGCGACCGGGGTGACATTGGCACCCCCCACCACATCGGGTCGGACAGTTACATTTAACTATCCCAGTCTCGCTCCCAACCAGACACTAAATATAATCTATGCCGCAACTGTAACTCCCGACGCTATTAGGGGTAACGGCAGAAATCAGGCACAGGAAACTCGAAGCAACATCGCCAGCCACCAACTGCGAATTCAACCGGGAATTCTGTCAGATTGCGGCACTTTAATTGGGCGTGTATTTGTTGATAAAAACTTTGATGGCGAACAACAGTCAGGTGAGCCTGGAGTTCCCAATGCTGTAATTTTTATGGATGATGGCAATCGCATCACAACAGATGCAAATGGGCTGTTTTCCTTAGCCAATGTTATCTCTGGCAATCGTAGCGGAACGTTAGATCTGACATCGCTTCCGGGATATACATTGGCTCCCAATCAACGCTTCATTGAACGCAACAGTCAGTCACGCCTAGTTCGTCTGGAACCCGGAGGATTAGCCAGAATGAATTTTGCGGTGACACCAGTGTATCGAGAAGGGCGGCGTTAA